In Corynebacterium guangdongense, one DNA window encodes the following:
- a CDS encoding MraY family glycosyltransferase yields the protein MDGAGVPLRELGLVLLVAAALTYILTGTVRSIAVRTGRVAEIRARDVHTQPTPNLGGLAMFTGFVGAVFLASQLPALTRGFMPITPEMTAVLWGAAAIVVVGVIDDIVELDALTKLAGQLLAAVLMSLLGLSWTVFYWPFGDGTTIVLDQVQGVIITTFFTVLLINAINFVDGIDGLAAGLGMIAGGAILVFSLTVLHDQGGAVSAYPPAIIAAALVGICAGFLPHNFEPARIFMGDSGSMLIGLLLAAASTSASGKINMSLYGTADIIALLSPIIVVMAAVFVPVLDLVLAVVRRTSQGRSPFAADKQHIHHRLLALGHTHRRTVLVLYLWVSVVAFGAVSYSIVPARIATVAWILAVLIAGAITAVPVMRRRRLAVPAPHG from the coding sequence GTGGACGGCGCGGGCGTACCGCTGCGCGAGCTGGGGCTGGTCCTGCTCGTCGCCGCCGCGCTGACCTACATCCTGACCGGCACCGTCCGCTCGATCGCAGTCCGGACCGGCAGAGTCGCCGAGATCCGCGCCCGCGACGTGCACACCCAGCCCACCCCGAACCTGGGCGGGCTCGCCATGTTCACCGGCTTCGTCGGCGCGGTCTTCCTCGCCTCCCAGCTGCCCGCGCTGACCCGCGGATTCATGCCGATCACCCCCGAGATGACCGCCGTGCTCTGGGGCGCCGCCGCGATCGTCGTCGTCGGCGTCATCGACGACATAGTCGAGCTTGACGCCTTGACCAAGCTTGCGGGGCAGCTCCTCGCCGCGGTCCTGATGAGCCTGCTCGGCCTGTCCTGGACGGTTTTCTACTGGCCGTTCGGCGACGGCACGACCATCGTGCTGGATCAGGTCCAGGGCGTGATCATCACGACCTTCTTCACTGTCCTGCTGATCAACGCCATCAACTTCGTCGACGGCATCGACGGACTCGCGGCGGGCCTCGGAATGATCGCCGGGGGAGCGATCCTCGTCTTCTCCCTGACCGTCCTCCACGACCAGGGCGGGGCGGTCTCGGCATACCCGCCGGCGATCATCGCCGCCGCCCTGGTCGGGATCTGCGCCGGCTTTCTTCCCCACAACTTCGAACCGGCCCGCATCTTCATGGGTGACTCCGGCTCGATGCTCATCGGCCTGCTGCTGGCCGCGGCCTCGACCTCCGCCTCCGGCAAGATCAATATGAGCCTCTACGGCACCGCCGACATCATCGCGCTGCTCAGCCCGATCATCGTCGTCATGGCCGCCGTCTTCGTCCCCGTCCTTGACCTCGTCCTCGCCGTGGTGCGACGCACCTCCCAGGGCCGGTCACCCTTCGCCGCCGACAAGCAGCACATCCACCACCGGCTGCTCGCTCTCGGGCATACGCACCGTCGTACAGTCCTCGTCCTTTACCTCTGGGTGTCGGTCGTCGCCTTCGGGGCGGTCAGCTACTCGATCGTCCCGGCCCGCATCGCCACCGTCGCCTGGATCCTGGCGGTGCTGATCGCGGGAGCGATCACGGCGGTCCCGGTGATGCGTCGGCGTCGGCTGGCCGTGCCCGCGCCCCACGGTTAA
- the rho gene encoding transcription termination factor Rho encodes MTDTDTTADNAAGQQNLASLKLPELRQIAAGKGLKGISALRKGELITAIQTGRVPTRAPKAAGAESPAAAPEADPTQSGSAPQAEAAASADAAKGAAKGEGQEPGDSDSSDGSGRDGETRYESRSAARRARRHRARQGHRENPGENQGEQPGEETREGSQHTDRGEDSRQNQNQDQNQDQNEAPEPSRTREDRDSRNNRDNRGQEAEGRGGDDAGGQGQNRGQHQGQHQGQHGDNRHDDDGQGGGRRGRRNRRNRRNRNDRNDRNDRGDRGERGDRDSQGSHDNHGQQNQGQQNQEQDVLQDVAGILDVVDNNAAFVRTTGYKANPADVFVNNNLVRRFDLRSGDAITGQVKMNGGGQTHGRGKNSRKFNQLVRVDSVNGQHPEEMKKRPEFHKLTPLYPNQRLRLETEPNVLTTRVIDLVMPIGKGQRALIVSPPKAGKTTIMQNIANAIATNNPECYLMVVLVDERPEEVTDMQRSVKGEVIASTFDRPPSEHTAVAELAIERAKRLVEMGQDVVVLLDSITRLGRAYNNSSPASGRILSGGVDSNALYPPKRFLGAARNIENGGSLTIIATAMVETGSAGDTVIFEEFKGTGNAELKLDRKISERRVFPAVDVNPSGTRKDELIMTPEEFRVVHKLRRILAALDSQQAIDLLIKQLKKTKSNGEFLMQVASSAPMAADKEVEDYL; translated from the coding sequence GTGACCGATACGGACACCACGGCAGACAACGCCGCCGGCCAGCAGAACCTGGCCTCCCTCAAGCTGCCCGAGCTGCGTCAGATCGCGGCCGGCAAGGGGCTCAAGGGAATCTCCGCCCTGCGCAAGGGCGAACTCATCACCGCCATTCAGACCGGCCGCGTGCCCACGCGGGCCCCCAAGGCGGCCGGCGCCGAGTCGCCGGCCGCCGCCCCGGAAGCGGACCCGACGCAGTCCGGGAGCGCCCCCCAGGCTGAGGCCGCTGCGTCGGCCGACGCCGCGAAGGGTGCCGCGAAGGGTGAAGGCCAGGAGCCCGGTGACTCCGACAGTTCCGACGGCTCCGGCCGTGACGGTGAGACCCGCTACGAGTCCCGTTCCGCCGCCCGTCGCGCCCGTCGCCACCGCGCCCGTCAGGGCCACCGTGAGAACCCCGGTGAGAACCAGGGCGAGCAGCCGGGGGAGGAGACCCGGGAGGGTTCGCAGCACACGGACCGTGGTGAGGACTCCCGCCAGAACCAGAACCAGGACCAGAACCAGGACCAGAACGAGGCTCCGGAGCCGTCCCGCACCCGCGAGGACCGCGACAGCCGGAACAACCGCGACAACCGCGGCCAGGAGGCCGAGGGACGCGGGGGAGACGACGCCGGCGGGCAGGGCCAGAACCGCGGCCAGCACCAGGGCCAGCACCAGGGCCAGCACGGCGACAACCGCCACGATGACGACGGCCAGGGCGGGGGCCGACGTGGGCGCCGCAACCGTCGCAACCGTCGCAACCGCAATGACCGCAACGACCGCAACGACCGCGGTGATCGCGGTGAGCGCGGTGATCGCGACAGCCAGGGCAGCCACGATAACCACGGCCAGCAGAACCAGGGTCAGCAGAACCAGGAGCAGGACGTGCTCCAGGACGTCGCCGGCATCCTCGACGTCGTCGACAACAACGCTGCCTTCGTCCGCACCACGGGCTACAAGGCCAACCCGGCGGACGTCTTCGTCAACAACAACCTCGTCCGGCGTTTTGACCTGCGCTCCGGCGACGCGATCACCGGCCAGGTGAAGATGAACGGCGGTGGCCAGACCCACGGCCGCGGCAAGAACAGCCGCAAGTTCAACCAGCTCGTCCGGGTCGACTCCGTCAACGGTCAGCACCCGGAGGAGATGAAGAAGCGTCCGGAGTTCCACAAGCTCACCCCGCTGTACCCGAACCAGCGTCTGCGCCTGGAGACCGAGCCAAACGTCCTGACCACCCGCGTCATCGACCTGGTCATGCCGATCGGCAAGGGGCAGCGTGCGCTGATCGTCTCGCCCCCCAAGGCCGGCAAGACGACGATCATGCAGAACATCGCCAACGCCATCGCGACGAACAACCCGGAGTGCTACCTCATGGTCGTCCTCGTCGACGAGCGTCCGGAGGAGGTCACCGACATGCAGCGCTCGGTCAAGGGTGAGGTCATCGCCTCCACCTTCGACCGTCCGCCGTCAGAGCACACCGCGGTCGCCGAGCTCGCCATTGAGCGTGCCAAGCGCCTGGTGGAGATGGGTCAGGACGTCGTCGTCCTGCTCGATTCGATCACCCGACTGGGGCGCGCGTACAACAACTCCTCGCCCGCGTCGGGGCGCATCCTCTCCGGTGGCGTCGACTCCAACGCGCTGTATCCGCCGAAGCGCTTCCTCGGTGCGGCCCGCAACATCGAGAACGGCGGTTCGCTGACGATCATCGCGACCGCCATGGTCGAGACCGGTTCCGCCGGTGACACGGTCATCTTTGAGGAGTTCAAGGGCACCGGCAACGCCGAGCTCAAGCTGGACCGCAAGATCTCCGAGCGGCGCGTCTTCCCGGCCGTTGACGTCAACCCGTCGGGCACCCGCAAGGACGAGCTGATCATGACTCCGGAGGAATTCCGCGTCGTGCACAAGCTTCGCCGTATCCTGGCGGCACTGGATTCGCAGCAGGCCATCGACCTGCTGATCAAGCAGCTGAAGAAGACCAAGTCCAACGGTGAGTTCCTCATGCAGGTCGCCTCGAGCGCACCGATGGCCGCTGACAAGGAAGTTGAGGACTACCTCTAA
- a CDS encoding ATP synthase F0 subunit C, whose amino-acid sequence MNDVILLAQDTAAAADINGGLKAIGYGLATLGPGLGIGILVGKALEGMARQPEMAGKIQTAMFIGIAFVEALALIGFVAGFVY is encoded by the coding sequence ATGAACGACGTCATCCTCCTCGCTCAGGACACCGCTGCTGCCGCCGACATCAACGGCGGCCTGAAGGCAATCGGCTACGGCCTCGCAACCCTGGGCCCGGGCCTGGGCATCGGCATCCTCGTGGGCAAGGCCCTCGAGGGCATGGCTCGTCAGCCGGAGATGGCTGGCAAGATCCAGACCGCCATGTTCATCGGTATCGCCTTCGTCGAGGCCCTGGCCCTCATCGGCTTCGTGGCTGGCTTCGTCTACTAA
- the atpB gene encoding F0F1 ATP synthase subunit A, translated as MAFKGEFHAPDLYTEFFPGQLDPQHLWFADFAGGAFALDRLMLVRLLMCAILVVFFLVAFRRKDLVPTGIQNFGESLVDFVRIHIAEDTLGKKEGRRFLPIIATIFFAVFITNISTILPGLNISGNARIGFPMVLALVAWVVMIYAGSRRYGFFKYVKSSVVIPGLPSFLHILVVPIEFFSTFILRPFTLTLRLMANMLAGHIILVLMFTATNFFFWQLNGWSLISIFSIFGAIAFTFFELLVSVLQAYIFALLTAVYIEMSLNAAEH; from the coding sequence TTGGCATTCAAGGGCGAATTCCACGCCCCAGACCTGTACACAGAGTTTTTCCCCGGCCAGCTCGACCCGCAGCACCTCTGGTTCGCTGATTTCGCGGGTGGGGCGTTCGCGCTAGACCGTCTCATGCTCGTCCGTCTGCTGATGTGTGCCATCCTCGTGGTCTTCTTCCTCGTGGCGTTCCGCCGCAAGGATCTGGTCCCGACCGGCATCCAGAATTTCGGTGAGTCCCTCGTCGACTTTGTTCGTATCCACATTGCTGAGGACACCCTCGGTAAGAAGGAGGGGCGCCGCTTCCTCCCGATTATCGCGACGATCTTCTTCGCTGTGTTCATCACGAACATCTCCACCATCCTCCCGGGCCTGAACATTTCGGGCAACGCACGCATCGGCTTCCCGATGGTGCTCGCCCTCGTGGCCTGGGTCGTCATGATCTACGCCGGCTCGCGCCGCTACGGTTTCTTCAAGTACGTGAAGAGCTCCGTGGTGATCCCGGGCCTGCCGTCCTTCCTGCACATCCTGGTGGTGCCGATCGAGTTCTTCTCGACCTTCATTCTCCGTCCGTTCACGCTGACTCTTCGTCTCATGGCGAACATGCTGGCCGGACACATCATCCTTGTCCTGATGTTCACTGCAACGAACTTCTTCTTCTGGCAGCTCAACGGCTGGTCGCTGATCTCGATCTTCTCGATCTTCGGCGCCATCGCCTTCACCTTCTTCGAGCTGCTGGTTTCTGTTCTGCAGGCGTACATCTTTGCACTGCTGACGGCCGTTTACATTGAGATGAGTCTCAACGCGGCTGAACACTAA
- the prmC gene encoding peptide chain release factor N(5)-glutamine methyltransferase, which yields MKLAEIIALLADAGVASPDWDARMLAAHVLGVGHMSVRPGTEVPGEVLALARRRAAREPLQHILGTAPFGPLDLAVGPGVFIPRPETEVLADWGARQVASTSSPVVVDLCAGSGALGLYVATQRRDADVTLVEKSAEALTWLRRNVETFAPRASIVQADVTDPAILPELHGRVDLLLTNPPYVPETGGLEPEVYADPHDAVFAGADGMSVIDRMTSTLAALLADGGLLGVEHDETTAEAVAAVLAGHGGFAEIATMPDLTGRPRFTTAVRRASV from the coding sequence GTGAAGCTCGCCGAGATCATCGCGCTGCTTGCCGACGCCGGCGTGGCCTCCCCGGACTGGGACGCGCGCATGCTCGCCGCCCACGTCCTGGGCGTCGGCCACATGTCCGTGCGTCCCGGCACCGAGGTGCCCGGCGAGGTCCTCGCCCTAGCCCGGCGACGCGCCGCACGTGAACCGCTGCAGCACATCCTCGGCACCGCGCCCTTCGGGCCCCTCGATCTGGCCGTCGGCCCGGGGGTGTTCATCCCGCGCCCGGAAACCGAAGTCCTCGCGGACTGGGGGGCGCGGCAGGTGGCGTCGACAAGCTCACCGGTCGTCGTCGATCTCTGCGCCGGCAGCGGGGCCCTCGGGCTCTACGTCGCCACCCAGCGCCGAGACGCCGACGTCACCCTCGTCGAGAAATCCGCCGAGGCCCTGACCTGGCTGCGCCGCAACGTCGAGACCTTCGCGCCGCGGGCCTCCATCGTCCAGGCCGACGTCACCGACCCGGCGATCCTGCCGGAGCTGCACGGCCGGGTCGATCTGCTGCTGACCAACCCACCGTACGTCCCCGAGACCGGTGGCCTCGAGCCCGAGGTCTACGCTGATCCCCACGACGCCGTCTTCGCCGGCGCCGACGGCATGTCCGTCATCGACCGCATGACGTCCACCCTGGCGGCACTGCTCGCCGACGGCGGACTCCTCGGCGTCGAGCACGACGAGACCACCGCCGAGGCGGTGGCCGCCGTACTCGCCGGACACGGCGGCTTCGCCGAGATTGCGACGATGCCGGACCTGACGGGCCGGCCCCGCTTCACGACGGCCGTCCGCCGCGCCAGCGTCTAG
- the prfA gene encoding peptide chain release factor 1 gives MASEVSLVDDIVSEFQGIEAQMSDPEVAGDADRFRQLSKRYAELNPIIKVNNELNDLRENLEMARELAYEDHDYQSEVERLEPLVVELEEKLADLLAPRDEQDGEDVIMEIKAGAGGEEAALFAGDLARMYQRYVEKHGFTWTVLDVSESDLGGVKDMTVSIKSKTPSRDGAWSVFKFEGGVHRVQRVPVTESQGRIQTSAAGVLVYAEPDEVEAVNIDEKDLRVDVYRSSGKGGQGVNTTDSAVRITHLPTGIVVTCQNERSQIQNRARAMQVLQARLDQLERDKADAEAAEGRAAQVRTMDRSERIRTYNWPENRITDHRIGYKANNLDSVLNGDMDDLITALQAAERAERLEAE, from the coding sequence ATGGCATCAGAAGTCTCGCTTGTCGACGACATCGTCTCGGAATTCCAGGGCATCGAGGCCCAGATGTCGGATCCGGAGGTGGCCGGCGACGCCGACCGTTTCCGCCAGCTGTCCAAGCGCTACGCGGAGCTCAACCCGATCATCAAGGTCAACAACGAGCTCAACGACCTGCGCGAGAACCTCGAGATGGCCCGTGAGCTGGCCTATGAGGATCACGACTACCAGTCCGAGGTCGAGCGGCTGGAGCCGCTGGTCGTCGAGCTGGAGGAGAAGCTCGCCGACCTGCTCGCCCCGCGTGACGAACAGGACGGCGAGGACGTGATCATGGAGATCAAGGCCGGCGCCGGTGGCGAGGAGGCCGCCCTCTTCGCCGGCGACCTGGCCCGCATGTACCAGCGCTACGTCGAGAAGCACGGGTTCACCTGGACCGTGCTGGACGTCTCCGAGTCTGATCTCGGCGGCGTCAAGGACATGACGGTTTCGATCAAGTCCAAGACCCCCTCGCGCGACGGGGCCTGGTCCGTCTTCAAGTTCGAGGGCGGCGTGCACCGCGTCCAGCGCGTGCCGGTCACCGAGTCGCAGGGCCGCATCCAGACCTCCGCCGCCGGCGTGCTGGTCTACGCGGAGCCGGACGAGGTGGAGGCCGTCAACATCGACGAGAAGGATCTCCGCGTCGACGTCTACCGTTCCTCCGGCAAGGGCGGCCAGGGCGTCAACACCACCGACTCGGCCGTGCGCATCACGCACCTGCCGACCGGAATCGTCGTGACGTGTCAGAACGAGCGTTCCCAGATCCAGAACCGGGCGCGTGCCATGCAGGTCCTGCAGGCCCGCCTGGATCAGCTCGAGCGCGACAAGGCCGACGCGGAGGCCGCCGAGGGCCGCGCCGCGCAGGTGCGCACCATGGATCGCTCGGAGCGCATCCGCACCTACAACTGGCCGGAGAACCGCATCACCGACCACCGGATCGGCTACAAGGCCAACAACCTCGACTCCGTGCTCAACGGTGACATGGACGATCTCATCACGGCTCTGCAGGCCGCCGAGCGGGCAGAGCGTCTCGAGGCCGAATAG
- a CDS encoding long-chain fatty-acid--CoA ligase, translating to MRSTMQDVPLSIARILSYGSSVHGSTKVTTWVRGEAEESSFAEIGARAAAFAHVLRDDFAITGDQRVGSMLYNNAEHLEVMFGAMCMGAVFTPLNKQLMNDQICHIVNHAEVEIIVADARLLKQLAVVLEKTPTVRAVLVTGLEPVDAEEAGLPEGVEVHSYEALLDGRSTVYDWPVQDEHTAAAICYSTGTTGAPKGVAYSHRSIYLQAMMLRASDSLAITHGESFLCCVPIYHVLSWGVPFAAFMTGTPLVLPDSDVSAPTLARIIATTHPRVAHGVPTLWTQLMVHYLHNPPERMSLTEIYVGGSPAPPALIKVWEERYGVDVIHVWGMTETSTVGTVARPPSGASGEARHAYRVSQGRFPASLEFRVVDDGQIMSTTDRAHGEIQVRGNLVTSRYYHSPTEDEGGTAHVFRGREVEDAQALFTDDGWLRTGDVGSVSEDGFLNVSDRARDVIRSGGEWIYSVMLENYVMEAPEVVEAAVIGYPDEKWGERPLAVTVLHDDIPHSRATAEYLRDSMRASLPSWMLPEYWAFVDYIDKTSVDKFDKKDLRDHLANGRLNIIKLQGPGERPARDNAGDDTGNNADMQDGRST from the coding sequence ATGCGTTCGACCATGCAGGATGTGCCCCTCTCTATTGCCCGGATTCTGTCCTACGGCTCGAGCGTCCACGGTTCCACGAAGGTGACGACGTGGGTGCGGGGCGAGGCCGAGGAGAGCAGCTTCGCCGAGATCGGGGCGCGGGCGGCGGCCTTCGCCCACGTCCTGCGCGATGATTTCGCCATCACCGGGGACCAGCGCGTCGGCTCGATGCTCTACAACAACGCCGAACACCTGGAGGTCATGTTCGGCGCCATGTGCATGGGGGCGGTGTTCACGCCCCTGAACAAGCAGCTGATGAACGACCAGATCTGCCACATCGTCAACCACGCCGAGGTCGAGATCATCGTCGCCGACGCCCGTCTTCTCAAACAGCTGGCGGTGGTGCTGGAGAAGACCCCGACGGTTCGCGCGGTGCTGGTGACGGGCCTGGAGCCGGTCGACGCCGAGGAGGCCGGCCTGCCCGAGGGCGTCGAGGTGCATTCCTACGAGGCGCTGCTCGACGGGCGTTCCACCGTCTACGACTGGCCGGTGCAGGACGAGCACACCGCGGCAGCGATCTGCTACTCCACCGGCACGACCGGCGCGCCGAAGGGCGTGGCCTACTCCCACCGGTCGATCTACCTGCAGGCGATGATGCTGCGGGCGTCGGATTCCCTGGCGATCACCCACGGCGAGTCCTTCCTGTGCTGCGTACCGATCTACCACGTCCTCAGCTGGGGTGTGCCCTTCGCCGCGTTCATGACCGGCACTCCCCTGGTGCTGCCGGATTCGGACGTGTCGGCGCCGACCCTGGCCAGGATCATCGCCACGACTCACCCGCGCGTGGCGCACGGGGTGCCGACGCTGTGGACCCAGCTGATGGTGCACTACCTGCACAACCCGCCCGAGCGCATGAGTCTCACCGAGATCTACGTCGGTGGCTCCCCGGCCCCGCCGGCGCTGATCAAGGTGTGGGAGGAGCGTTACGGCGTGGACGTCATCCACGTCTGGGGCATGACCGAGACCTCCACCGTCGGCACGGTCGCTCGTCCGCCGTCGGGCGCGTCAGGCGAGGCCCGCCACGCGTACCGCGTCTCCCAGGGCAGGTTCCCGGCTTCCCTGGAGTTCCGGGTCGTCGACGACGGCCAGATCATGTCGACGACCGACCGTGCCCACGGCGAAATCCAGGTTCGCGGCAACCTGGTGACCAGCCGGTACTACCACTCACCCACCGAGGACGAGGGCGGCACCGCCCACGTCTTCCGCGGCCGGGAGGTCGAGGACGCGCAGGCGCTGTTCACGGACGACGGCTGGCTGCGCACCGGCGACGTCGGCTCCGTCAGCGAGGACGGCTTCCTCAACGTCTCCGACCGCGCCCGCGACGTCATCCGCTCCGGCGGCGAGTGGATTTACTCGGTCATGCTGGAGAACTACGTCATGGAGGCCCCAGAGGTCGTGGAGGCGGCGGTCATCGGCTACCCGGACGAGAAGTGGGGTGAGCGCCCGCTGGCGGTGACCGTGCTGCACGACGACATTCCGCACAGCCGGGCCACGGCGGAGTACCTCCGGGACAGCATGCGCGCCTCGCTGCCGAGCTGGATGCTGCCCGAGTACTGGGCCTTCGTCGACTACATCGACAAGACCTCCGTCGACAAGTTCGACAAGAAGGATCTGCGCGATCATCTGGCGAACGGCCGGCTGAACATCATCAAGCTGCAGGGTCCGGGCGAACGCCCGGCGCGGGACAACGCCGGGGACGACACCGGGAACAACGCCGACATGCAGGACGGACGGTCGACATAG
- a CDS encoding F0F1 ATP synthase subunit delta — protein sequence MHAASRNALTTGTEFVDKLLWESVDKVSTAAQVGTELFLVVDRLDEERALRVNLADASLTSEQRSGIAQSVFGGKIAQPSLDVLTHAAAQKWSTTREFRDGLVQLGRRALLRGAEHQGQLEQVEDDLYRLSRTLIRELKLTQLLGDQTAEVSARRGLLANVLYGKANMFTEALALQVIGRPENNPVDDVAALSFQAAELRGKSVARVETAVELTEGQQAALAEKLEQIYGREMSIHSEVDPSLLGGMTIRVDDERIDGSTRGKLARMRAGLK from the coding sequence ATGCACGCAGCAAGCCGCAACGCACTGACCACGGGTACGGAGTTCGTCGACAAGCTCCTCTGGGAGTCCGTCGACAAGGTCTCCACCGCAGCACAGGTCGGAACCGAACTGTTCCTCGTCGTCGACCGACTGGATGAGGAGCGCGCTCTGCGCGTCAACCTCGCCGACGCGTCGCTGACGTCGGAGCAGCGCTCCGGAATCGCGCAGTCCGTCTTCGGCGGGAAGATCGCCCAGCCGAGCCTCGACGTGCTCACCCACGCCGCCGCTCAGAAGTGGTCCACCACCCGCGAGTTCCGTGACGGTCTGGTTCAGCTCGGCCGCCGTGCTCTCCTGCGCGGCGCCGAGCACCAGGGCCAGCTCGAGCAGGTCGAGGACGACCTGTACCGCCTGTCCCGCACCCTGATCCGTGAGCTCAAGCTGACGCAGCTCCTTGGCGACCAGACCGCTGAGGTCTCTGCACGACGTGGCCTGCTGGCAAACGTGCTGTACGGGAAGGCCAACATGTTCACCGAGGCGCTCGCGCTCCAGGTGATCGGCCGCCCGGAGAACAACCCGGTTGACGATGTCGCCGCACTCTCTTTCCAGGCAGCTGAGCTGCGCGGGAAGTCCGTGGCACGCGTCGAGACGGCGGTTGAGCTCACCGAGGGCCAGCAGGCGGCACTCGCCGAGAAGCTGGAACAGATTTACGGTCGTGAGATGTCCATTCACTCTGAGGTTGACCCCAGCCTCCTCGGTGGCATGACCATCCGCGTCGACGACGAGCGCATTGACGGCTCCACCCGAGGCAAGCTTGCCCGGATGCGTGCCGGTCTCAAGTAG
- a CDS encoding L-threonylcarbamoyladenylate synthase, with amino-acid sequence MSKIYDCSTDTGRAQGIRAAADAAKSGRLVVLPTDTVYGIGCDAFDNDAVARLLATKRRGPDMPVPVLIGSWDTIQGLVLDYTEQARTLVEAFWPGGLSIVVPQAPSLPWNLGDTRGTVMLRMPMHPIAIELLREVGPMAVSSANISGKPAPVTAVEAKQQLGAAVNVYLDGGQATIGTPSTIVDISGHTPRILREGAVATERLAEVLDIAPDILLNRPPAEGGGGQA; translated from the coding sequence GTGAGCAAGATCTACGACTGCTCCACGGACACCGGACGGGCCCAGGGAATCCGAGCCGCCGCCGACGCCGCCAAGAGCGGCCGGCTGGTCGTCCTGCCGACCGACACCGTCTACGGCATCGGCTGCGACGCCTTCGACAACGACGCGGTCGCGCGCCTGCTGGCCACCAAGCGTCGCGGCCCCGACATGCCGGTTCCGGTCCTCATCGGCTCCTGGGACACCATCCAGGGCCTCGTGCTCGACTACACCGAGCAGGCCCGTACCCTCGTCGAGGCCTTCTGGCCGGGTGGGCTGTCCATCGTCGTCCCGCAGGCGCCCAGCCTGCCCTGGAACCTCGGCGACACCCGCGGCACCGTCATGCTGCGCATGCCGATGCACCCCATCGCCATCGAGCTGCTGCGCGAGGTCGGCCCGATGGCCGTCTCCTCCGCCAACATCTCCGGCAAGCCGGCGCCGGTCACCGCCGTGGAGGCGAAGCAGCAGCTCGGTGCCGCGGTCAACGTCTACCTCGACGGCGGGCAGGCCACCATCGGCACCCCGTCCACCATCGTCGACATCTCCGGCCACACCCCGCGCATCCTGCGCGAGGGCGCCGTCGCCACCGAACGCCTGGCCGAGGTGCTCGACATCGCCCCGGACATCCTGCTCAACCGGCCACCGGCAGAAGGCGGCGGGGGACAGGCCTAG
- a CDS encoding F0F1 ATP synthase subunit B, which yields MTNAYTLLAAAETLPLENQPSVLFPPLYDIVWSLIPILIVLWLFGKYVIPRYMETLNEREDKISGELERAAAERDQANALREEYNQKLTEARTEAAEIREEARNKGKQIEAEARAAAEEESRRIVAAGEKQLEASRESVITELRTEIGQNSITLAEKLLGTELSENTKRASTIDSFLTDLDNLGASAKAGK from the coding sequence ATGACTAACGCATACACCCTTCTCGCTGCGGCTGAGACGCTCCCGCTGGAAAACCAGCCGAGCGTTCTCTTCCCGCCGCTGTACGACATCGTCTGGTCGCTCATCCCCATCCTCATCGTCCTGTGGCTGTTCGGAAAGTACGTCATTCCGCGCTACATGGAGACGCTGAACGAGCGTGAGGACAAGATCAGTGGCGAGCTCGAGCGTGCCGCCGCTGAGCGCGACCAGGCTAACGCCCTGCGCGAAGAGTACAACCAGAAGCTGACCGAAGCTCGCACCGAGGCAGCCGAGATCCGCGAAGAGGCCCGCAACAAGGGCAAGCAGATCGAGGCCGAGGCCCGCGCTGCCGCCGAGGAAGAGTCCCGTCGCATCGTCGCCGCAGGCGAGAAGCAGCTGGAAGCCTCCCGCGAGAGCGTCATCACCGAGCTGCGTACCGAGATCGGACAGAACTCGATCACCCTCGCCGAGAAGCTTCTCGGCACGGAGCTGTCGGAGAACACCAAGCGTGCCTCCACGATCGACTCGTTCCTGACTGACCTCGACAACCTTGGCGCCTCCGCCAAGGCCGGAAAGTAG